The genomic segment CGCCGAGGTCTCCCCCTTCTCCTGCTGTCGGGAGAAGGGGGCCGGGGGGATGAGGGGCCGCGCGCGCAGCGCGCCCCCCGCCGTCGCCGCGTACGGATGAATATCCCGTGGCAGCCCCGCCTAGTCCGCACGCGCTGTTCTTCCTATCTTCCCCACATTCGAACGATCGTTCAGCAGACGCGAAGCCATGCTCCGGCTCCACGAATACACGTATCACCGCCCGTCAACGCTGGCGGACGCGCTCGGCCTGCTCGGCGGCGCCGAGGACGCCCTCCCCATCGCGGGGGGGACGGACCTGATGCCGAACATGAAGCACCGCCTCTTCACCCCTCGCCATCTCGTCGCGCTCAAGGGCGTGGCGGAGATGCACGGCATCGCCCTCGCCGACGCGGAAGGGAATCCGGTCGACGACGGCGCGCCCGACGCGGCGCAGCTGGTGATCGGCGCGGCGGAGACGCTGACGGCCGTGGCGCGCCATCCCCTCGTGCGGCGCATCGTCCCCGCGCTGGCGGACGCGGCGGGGCACGTGGCCGGGCCGCAGATCCGCAACGCGGGGACGATCGGCGGCAACCTCTGCCTCGACACGCGCTGCACCTACTACAACCAGAGCTTCTTCTGGCGGCAGGCGCTGGGCTTCTGCCTCAAGAAGGACGGCACCATCTGCCATGTCACGCGGGTGGGGAAGAAGTGCGTCGCCGCGCACTCCGCCGATACGCCGCCCGTGCTGATCACCGTCGGCGCCGTGGTGGACCTCGCCTCGCCGGAGGGGACGCGCACGCTGACGGTGGACGAGTTCTTCGTCGCGAATGGCGAATGGAACACGGTGCGCCGCCGCGACGAACTGCTGGTGCGCGTGCGCATCCCCCTCCCCGCGGAGAGCGTGCGCACCGCGTATCGCAAGGTGCGCCAGCGCGCGTCGGTGGACTTTCCGCTGCTCTCCATCGCCGTGGCGGCGGACGTGG from the Longimicrobium sp. genome contains:
- a CDS encoding FAD binding domain-containing protein, whose product is MLRLHEYTYHRPSTLADALGLLGGAEDALPIAGGTDLMPNMKHRLFTPRHLVALKGVAEMHGIALADAEGNPVDDGAPDAAQLVIGAAETLTAVARHPLVRRIVPALADAAGHVAGPQIRNAGTIGGNLCLDTRCTYYNQSFFWRQALGFCLKKDGTICHVTRVGKKCVAAHSADTPPVLITVGAVVDLASPEGTRTLTVDEFFVANGEWNTVRRRDELLVRVRIPLPAESVRTAYRKVRQRASVDFPLLSIAVAADVAPDQTARSMSVVVSALGARPRVVTGLERVVPGSRLLDVADAVGAQAFKQCHPLENIIVDADWRRAMVPVYVRRAIEELAASAAAPAR